Proteins encoded within one genomic window of Gadus macrocephalus chromosome 18, ASM3116895v1:
- the LOC132446689 gene encoding ubiquitin carboxyl-terminal hydrolase 31-like: MSKAASNKEKKSFSKKLFRRSSVRSVGSFMNRVLRTLSTLSHFGNEEHATDDEKDDATFAPSSTTAGSVPSDDSDCGGFLFGDKIPGVSGLKNHGNTCFMNAILQCLSNTELFAEYLALEQFKGAETALGEKTAKSNGAAVVPAKRGSQPADGGEVTEQLSGLVRALWTFEYTPQHSREFKNVVSKSALQFRGTAQHDAQEFLLWLLDRVHEDLNHLVQPETRLPQKLPVEEERVSEGAQLPAPASFVQELFQAQYRSSLTCPHCQKQSNTFDPFLCISLPIPVPHTRPLYVTVVYQGKCSHCMRVGVAVPLSGTVARLRHAVATETKIPTQQIALTEMYFDGFHRSFCDDEDDLESVQESDSIFAFETPEQFRPEQIRSQRSGSPHLNLNQNQLKYGPDVNRISPQVQDPPTPPLSPNKNSGQGDKIVLLVCNRACAGQQGRRFGNPFMLFVERTVTWDGLQKEILEKMKLLQRPGVLVQARPFSLRVVGVVGITYLLPQEDLPLCHPSVERAYKSCGPGGPPHVKIVVEWDKDTKEQMFKRTEDEYIPDAESVRQMKEQHLQPQSCSLAQCFQLYTKEEQLAPDDAWRCPHCKQLQQGSIKLSLWTLPDILILHLKRFRQDGDRRMKMQNMVRFPLVGMDMAPHMVKRSQSSWSLPSHWSPWRRPYGMGRDPEDYLYDLYAVCNHHGNMQGGHYTAHCKNSIDGQWYCFDDSDVHSIVDDHVCKQTAYILFYQRRATIPSWSANSSVGGSTSSSLCEHWINRLMGSRPPSQASSGSSRRTSLASLSESAEFAAERSEDDGLSTRSIMRGMQRQPLSARSSMASPLALSDNNGAKPSWPLSAKLQLRSNSPSRFSLEPHSSSSPTLERIGEAVDDRASGAAARHEKMSGGKGSLAAAAAAENTPGARRRLAEQPAPVKAGSAAAPESWSSKQAGDNNNLSAGAEPLTPGPVSPAKDSKLRSGEGESSGGGKRAAAKTSVESQEKSPKKRPASSSTSSSSPSRAAMDKSPSRTQAKGGSVAPHPKTKGDGPCKSLKTASSKTATPSKKSSSQTQETLRVDSAQPKKKGGSAGSQSSQPHRRPSPRGGAERSTASSRTKGEERSASRDSPRAPVSDRKAPPRAGAAAATRGDGATGGGKAEARAAAQSSSSSSSITSLRSSSVGLSSSSAAAAPKGPRPNSRTEEKGLSFFKSALRPKEGRKGAAGAEARSPDPPSGDGPIEASSEGATKKAPGGSAEGSAKDNESSKPAATAAAKRSLLTSNKTKSSAAPAPAAQTLANGKEAAKKETTKRIMPSRKIPISSTRTQKPK, from the exons atgtCGAAAGCTGCCAGCAACAAGGAGAAGAAGTCGTTCAGCAAGAAGCTGTTCAGGAGGTCGTCGGTGCGCTCCGTGGGGAGCTTCATGAACCGGGTCCTCCGCACGCTCTCCACCCTGTCCCACTTCGGCAACGAGGAGCACGCCACGGACGACGAGAAGGACGACGCCACCTTCGCCCCCTCCTCGACCACCGCCGGTTCGGTGCCGTCCGACGACAGCGACTGCGGGGGGTTCCTCTTCGGGGACAAGATCCCCGGCGTCTCGGGCCTGAAGAATCACGGCAACACGTGCTTCATGAACGCCATCCTGCAGTGCCTCAGCAACACGGAGCTGTTCGCCGAGTACCTGGCGCTGGAGCAGTTCAAGGGGGCGGAGACCGCCCTCGGCGAGAAGACAGCCAAGTCCAACGGGGCCGCCGTGGTGCCCGCCAAGAGGGGCAGCCAGCCGGCGGACGGAGGGGAGGTGACGGAGCAGCTGTCCGGGCTGGTCCGGGCGCTCTGGACCTTTGAGTACACCCCCCAGCACAGCCGCGAGTTCAAG AATGTGGTGTCTAAGAGTGCCCTCCAGTTCCGCGGGACAGCCCAACATGACGCCCAGGAgttcctcctctggctcctggATCGAGTCCATGAAGACCTCAACCATCTGGTCCAGCCCGAGACCAGACTGCCCCAGAAG CtcccggtggaggaggagcgcgtATCCGAGGGAGCTCAACTGCCAGCACCCGCGTCCTTCGTACAGGAGCTGTTCCAGGCACAATACAG GTCGTCCCTGACGTGTCCTCACTGCCAGAAACAGAGCAACACCTTCGACCCCTTCCTCTGCATCTCACTGCCCATCCCTGTGCCTCACACACG ACCGCTCTACGTGACGGTGGTGTACCAGGGGAAGTGCTCCCACTGTATGagagtgggcgtggccgtgcCTCTGTCCGGCACCGTGGCCAGGCTCCGCCACGCTGTTGCCACGGAAACCAAAATACCCACCCAGCAG ATCGCCCTGACGGAGATGTACTTTGACGGGTTCCACCGCTCCTTCTGCGACGACGAGGACGACCTGGAGAGCGTCCAGGAGAGCGACTCCATCTTCGCCTTCGAGACGCCCGAGCAGTTCAGGCCCGAGCAGATCCGCTCGCAGCGCAGCG GGAGCCCCCACCTGAACCTGAACCAGAACCAGCTGAAGTACGGCCCCGACGTCAACCGGATCTCCCCCCAGGTCCaggacccccccaccccgccgctCAGCCCCAACAAGAACTCGGGCCAAGGGGACAAGATCGTCCTGCTGGTCTGCAACCGAGCCTGCGCTGGGCAGCAGGGACGCAG gtttGGGAACCCCTTCATGTTGTTTGTAGAGCGCACGGTGACCTGGGACGGCCTCCAGAAGGAGATCCTGGAGAAGATGAAGCTCCTGCAGAGACCGGGAGTCCTCGTCCAG GCGCGGCCCTTCAGCCTGCGGGTGGTGGGTGTGGTCGGGatcacttacctcctcccgcaaGAGGACCTGCCACTCTGTCATCCGTCCGTTGAGAG GGCGTACAAGTCGTGTGGCCCGGGTGGCCCCCCCCATGTCAAGATAGTGGTGGAGTGGGACAAGGACACCAAAGAACA AATGTTCAAGCGGACGGAGGACGAGTACATTCCCGACGCGGAGAGCGTTCGCCAGATGAAGGAGCAACACCTCCAGCCCCAGAGCTGCTCTCTAGCGCAATGCTTCCAGCTCTACACCAAAGAGGAGCAG CTGGCCCCGGACGACGCCTGGCGCTGCCCTCACTGTAAACAGCTGCAGCAGGGGAGCATCAAGCTCAGCCTCTGGACACTCCCAGacatcctcatcctccatctCAAACGCTTCCGACAG GACGGCGACCGGCGGATGAAGATGCAGAACATGGTGAGGTTCCCCCTGGTGGGGATGGACATGGCGCCCCACATGGTCAAGCGGAGCCAGAGCAGCTGGAGCCTCCCCTCTCACTGGTCGCCGTGGAGACGACCCTACGGCATGGGCCGCGACCCCGAGGACTACCTGTACGACCTGTACGCCGTGTGCAATCACCACGGCAACATGCAGGGCGGACATTACACAG CCCACTGTAAGAACTCCATTGACGGACAGTGGTACTGCTTCGACGACAGCGACGTCCACTCCATCGTGGATGACCACGTGTGCAAACAGACGGCGTACATCTTGTTCTACCAGAGGCGCGCCACCATCCCCTCGTGGTCGGCCAACAGCTCGGTTGGCG GGTCCACCAGCTCCTCGCTGTGCGAGCACTGGATCAACCGGCTGATGGGTAGCCGCCCGCCCAGCCAGGCCTCGTCCGGCTCCTCCAGACGGACCTCGCTGGCCTCCCTCTCCGAGTCCGCAGAGTTCGCTGCCGAGCGGAGCGAAGACGATG GACTCTCCACGCGGTCCATAATGCGGGGCATGCAGAGGCAGCCCCTGTCCGCCCGCTCCTCCATGGCCAGCCCTCTGGCCCTCAGTGACAACAACGGCGCCAAACCCTCCTGGCCGCTCTCCGCCAAGCTGCAGCTGCGCTCCAACTCCCCCTCCCGCTTCTCCCTGGagccccactcctcctcctcccccacgctGGAGCGCATCGGGGAGGCGGTGGACGACCGGGCCTCCGGCGCCGCCGCCCGGCACGAAAAAATGTCCGGGGGGAAGGGCTCGCtggcggccgccgccgccgctgagaACACCCCGGGGGCGAGGCGGAGGCTGGCGGAGCAGCCGGCCCCGGTGAAGGCGGGTTCTGCCGCGGCGCCCGAGTCGTGGAGCTCCAAGCAGGCCGGCGACAACAACAACCTCTCGGCCGGTGCCGAGCCGCTGACCCCGGGACCCGTCTCGCCGGCCAAGGACTCCAAACTGAggagcggggagggggagagctCCGGAGGCGGCAAGCGAGCCGCGGCCAAGACCTCCGTGGAGTCCCAGGAGAAGAGTCCCAAGAAACGCCCggcgtcctcctccacctcctccagctccccgtCCCGCGCCGCCATGGACAAGTCCCCCTCCAGGACTCAGGCCAAGGGCGGCTCGGTGGCGCCTCACCCCAAAACCAAAGGCGATGGGCCCTGTAAAAGCCTCAAGACGGCCTCCTCGAAGACGGCCACGCCCTCCAAGAAGAGCTCCTCCCAGACCCAGGAGACGCTGCGCGTCGACTCGGCGCAGCCTAAGAAGAAGGGCGGGTCCGCCGGCTCCCAGAGTTCCCAGCCTCACCGGCGGCCATCCCCCAGGGGCGGGGCGGAGAGGAGCACCGCCTCCTCCAGAACCAAAGGGGAGGAGCGCAGCGCCAGCCGCGACTCGCCGAGGGCGCCGGTGTCCGACCGGAAAGCCCCTCCCCGTGCGGGAGCGGCGGCCGCGACCCGGGGCGACGGGGCGACGGGAGGGGGGAAGGCGGAGGCCCGCGCCGCGGCAcagagctccagcagcagctcctccatcaccagCCTGCGCTCCTCTAGCGTGGGCCTGTCGTCCTCCAGCGCGGCGGCGGCCCCCAAAGGCCCGCGGCCCAACAGCAGGACCGAGGAGAAGGGCTTGTCCTTCTTCAAGAGCGCCCTGCGGCCGAAGGAGGGCCGCAAGGGGGCGGCCGGGGCCGAGGCCCGCAGCCCGGACCCGCCCTCCGGAGACGGGCCCATCGAAGCGTCCTCGGAGGGGGCCACCAAGAAGGCCCCGGGCGGGTCCGCAGAGGGCTCCGCCAAAGACAACGAGTCCTCCAAGCCCGCCGCCACGGCCGCAGCCAAGAGATCCCTGCTGACCTCCAACAAGACCAAGAGCTCAGCGGCGCCGGCGCCGGCCGCCCAGACCCTCGCCAACGGGAAGGAGGCGGCCAAGAAGGAAACGACCAAGAGGATCATGCCCTCGAGGAAGATCCCCATCAGCTCCACCAGAACCCAGAAGCCTAAGTAG
- the cog7 gene encoding conserved oligomeric Golgi complex subunit 7, with the protein MDFSKFLDDDFEVKDWVNGAFRVAQKEAPGKADAHAATLVMKLQLFIQEVNNAIEESSIQALQNMPRVLRDVEALKQEASFLKEQMVLVKEDIRKFEQDTVQSMQVLVAIDQVKSRMQLSAEALQEADKWSTLSADIEETFKTQDFAVISSKLTSMQGSLAMLVDTPDYSDKCVHLEALKNRLEALASTQIVSTFNSMATDQAKLFVKVFSEMDRMPQLLAYYYKCHKGQLLSSWVELSQSELTVNQQLSEFYDNLLSAWHAQIHWTSQVFKKPYEVVTVLLIQTLGNMVPSVPVCVSSALERCDPEGRLEALLELHHTTSTFTHSLEAATLPHLGEANPMKLCELVCVLLEPYKFYQLQYGELEEVNLLIQISAVPLEHGEVMDCVQELSQSVAKLFSLAGGAVERCVRLSDGLAVRGLLHALKALFTKYVSDFSTTLQSIRRKCKLEEMPTSSVFQEDWTAFQNSVRIIATCGELLRQFGAFEQQLSNKILGTAGKYLSESYSPRSLPAIQEVSSSDRKCPSGRSPWLEYNYLQKGNTAEYNGVMELLYSLKEKATGASSLLAEPRAALTRLNQQANRLAFDSVFLQIKHQIHQLHRLESGDVGPGDRYADDLPTFSLSPQEYISNIGQYIMSLPLHLEPFVTQEDPALELALHAGKLPFPPEQGDDLPELDNTADYWLGSIARATMQTYCDAILQVPHLHPRATKQMITDIEYLSNVMDALGLQPSRSLQNILALLRSRPEDYRQTAKPLPRRMASTIAAIRGLDY; encoded by the exons ATGGATTTCTCAAAATTCCTTGACGACGACTTCGAGGTGAAAGACTGGGTGAACGGTGCCTTCCGTGTGGCGCAGAAGGAGGCGCCGGGGAAGGCAGATGCACACGCCGCTACCCTGGTGATGAAGCTGCAGCTCTTCATCCAGGAGGTCAACAATGCTATCGAAG AGAGCAGTATCCAGGCGCTGCAGAACATGCCCAGGGTTCTCAGGGACGTGGAGGCTCTGAAGCAGGAGGCTTCGTTCCTCAAGGAGCAGATGGTTCTGGTGAAGGAGGACATCCGCAAGTTTGAGCAGGACACGGTGCAGTCCATGCAG gtgCTGGTGGCTATCGACCAGGTGAAGAGCCGCATGCAGCTCTCTGCTGAGGCGCTGCAGGAAGCCGACAAGTGGAGCACGCTCAGTGCTGACATCGAGGAGACCTTCAAGACACAG GACTTTGCGGTGATCTCGTCCAAGCTGACCAGCATGCAGGGCAGTCTGGCCATGCTGGTGGACACCCCAGACTACTCTGATAAGTGTGTCCACCTGGAGGCTCTGAAGAACCGGCTGGAAGCTCTGGCCAGCACTCAGATCGTCTCCACCTTCAACTCCATGGCTACAG ACCAAGCCAAGCTGTTTGTTAAAGTCTTTTCGGAGATGGACCGCATGCCCCAGCTGCTGGCCTACTACTACAAGTGTCACAAG ggTCAGCTGTTGTCCTCCTGGGTGGAGCTGTCCCAGAGCGAGCTGACGGTGAACCAGCAGCTCTCAGAGTTCTACGACAACCTGCTGTCTGCCTGGCATGCACAGATCCACTGGACCAGCCAG gtgtTCAAGAAGCCCTACGAGGTGGTGACGGTGCTGCTGATCCAGACCCTGGGGAACATGGTGCCCTCGGTGCCCGTGTGCGTCAGCTCTGCCCTGGAGCGCTGCGACCCGGAGGGCAGGCTGGAGGCCCTGCTGGAGCTCCaccacaccacctccaccttcacccacAGCCTGGAGGCCGCCACGCTGCCGCACCTCG gagaggCCAACCCTATGAAGCTGTGTGAGCTGGTGTGTGTTCTTCTGGAGCCCTACAAATTTTACCAGCTGCAGTACGGAGAGCTGGAAGAGGTCAACCTGCTGATCCAGATCAGTGCTGTACccctg gaACATGGTGAGGTCATGGACTGTGTGCAGGAGCTCAGCCAATCGGTGGCCAAGCTGTTCTCTCTGGCGGGAGGAGCCGTGGAGCGATGCGTGCGCCTTTCCGACGGCCTCGCGGTGCGGGGGCTACTGCATGCGCTCAAAGCTCTCTTTACCaa GTACGTGTCCGACTTTTCGACCACCCTGCAGTCTATCAGGAGGAAGTGCAAACTGGAGGAAATGCCCACTTCCTCTGTCTTCCAGGAGGATTGGACGGCCTTCCAGAACTCTGTCAG GATCATCGCGACCTGTGGAGAGCTACTGAGACAGTTCGGGGCCTTCGAACAGCAGCTGTCCAACAA GATTCTGGGAACGGCGGGAAAGTACCTGTCAGAGTCCTACAGCCCGCGTAGCCTGCCTGCCATTCAGGAAGTGAGCTCGTCGGACAGGAAGTGTCCgtcgggccgcagcccctggctGGAGTACAACTACCTTCAGAAAGGAAACACGGCAGAGTACAACGGTGTGATGGAGCTGCTGTACTCCCTGAAG GAGAAGGCCACGGGGGCATCCAGTCTACTGGCGGAGCCGCGAGCCGCCCTGACGCGGCTGAACCAGCAGGCCAACCGGCTGGCCTTCGACTCGGTCTTCCTGCAGATCAAACACCAGATCCACCAGCTGCACCGCCTGGAG AGTGGGGACGTTGGTCCAGGAGACCGCTACGCAGACGACCTCCCCACGTTCAGTCTGTCCCCGCAGGAATACATCAGCAAC ATCGGTCAGTACATCATGTCTCTACCGCTACACCTGGAGCCCTTCGTGACGCAGGAAGACCCAGCGCTGGAGCTCGCACTGCATGCTGGGAAACTCCCCTTCCCTCCTGAGCAGG gagACGATCTTCCCGAGCTGGACAACACGGCTGACTATTGGCTGGGCTCCATCGCCCGGGCGACCATGCAGACGTACTGTGACGCCATCCTCCAGGTCCCCCACCTGCACCCCCGCGCCACCAAGCAGATGATCACCGACATCG AGTACCTGAGCAATGTGATGGACGCCCTGGGCCTCCAGCCCTCCCGCTCCCTGCAGAACATCCTGGCCCTGCTCAGGTCTCGACCGGAGGACTACAGGCAGACCGCTAAGCCCCTGCCCCGCCGCATGGCCTCCACAATCGCCGCCATCCGGGGGCTCGACTACTGA